Proteins co-encoded in one Scomber scombrus chromosome 14, fScoSco1.1, whole genome shotgun sequence genomic window:
- the LOC133994396 gene encoding histone H4-like, which translates to MSSRGRGGKGLGKGGAKCHCKVLRDNTTGNLARHGGVKRISGLIYEETCGVLKVFLEITCVAITYTEHAKRKTVTAMDVVYALKRQGHTLCSCGG; encoded by the coding sequence atgagcagcagaggaagaggaggcaaaGGACTCGGAAAAGGAGGCGCCAAGTGTCACTGTAAAGTTCTCCGTGATAACACCACAGGAAATCTGGCTCGCCATGGTGGTGTGAAGCGTATCTCCGGTCTGATCTACGAGGAGACCTGTGGTGTGCTGAAGGTGTTCTTGGAGATCACGTGTGTTGCCATCACCTACACCGAGCACGCCAAGAGGAAGACTGTGACTGCCATGGACGTGGTTTACGCTCTTAAGAGACAGGGCCATACTCTGTGCAGCTGCGGAGGTTAA
- the LOC133994394 gene encoding histone H2B 3-like has translation MPDPVKAPKKGSKKAVSKATKTGKKKRKTRKESYAIYVYKVLKQVHPDTGISSKAMGIMNSFVGDIFERIAGEASRLAHYNKRSTITSREIQTAVRLLLPGELAKHAVSEGTKAVTKYTSSK, from the coding sequence ATGCCTGATCCAGTCAAAGCACCCAAGAAGGGCTCCAAGAAGGCCGTGTCCAAAGCCACCAAGACCggcaagaagaagagaaagaccaGGAAGGAGAGCTACGCCATCTACGTGTACAAGGTGCTGAAGCAGGTTCATCCTGATACCGGTATCTCCTCCAAGGCCATGGGCATCATGAACTCCTTTGTTGGAGACATCTTTGAGCGCATCGCCGGTGAGGCTTCCCGCCTTGCTCACTACAACAAGCGCTCCACCATCACCTCCAGGGAGATCCAGACCGCTGTCCGCCTGCTGCTGCCTGGTGAGCTGGCCAAACACGCCGTGTCTGAGGGCACCAAGGCCGTCACCAAGTACACCAGCTCCAAGTAA
- the LOC133994384 gene encoding histone H1-like isoform X1, producing MAEVAPAPAATPAKAAKKKAAAKPKNTGPSVSELIVKTASASKERSGVSLAALKKALAAGGYDVDKNKARVKTAVKSLVTKGTLVQTKGTGASGSFKMSKKVETKPKKAPVKKAAPKAKKPAAKKPASAKKPKTAAKKAAVAKKSPMKVKKPAAVKKAAKSPKKAAKSPKKVVKKAPAAKKAPAKKVAKPKAKKAAPKKK from the coding sequence ATGGCAGAAGTGGCTCCAGCTCCCGCCGCCACCCCGGCGAAAGCCGCCAAGAAGAAGGCAGCAGCAAAGCCCAAGAATACCGGCCCCAGCGTCAGCGAGCTGATCGTTAAAACCGCGTCCGCCTCCAAGGAGCGGAGCGGCGTGTCTTTGGCCGCCCTGAAGAAGGCTCTGGCTGCCGGAGGCTACGATGTGGACAAGAACAAGGCCCGCGTCAAGACCGCCGTCAAGAGCCTGGTGACCAAGGGGACTCTGGTCCAGACCAAGGGAACCGGAGCCTCCGGCTCTTTCAAGATGAGCAAGAAGGTGGAGACCAAGCCCAAGAAGGCGCCCGTGAAGAAAGCCGCTCCTAAAGCCAAGAAGCCCGCCGCCAAGAAACCTGCATCGGCTAAGAAGCCTAAGACAGCGGCCAAGAAGGCAGCAGTCGCCAAGAAATCCCCGATGAAGGTGAAGAAGCCCGCAGCGGTCAAGAAAGCAGCCAAGAGCCCCAAGAAGGCCGCCAAGAGCCCCAAGAAAGTGGTCAAAAAGGCTCCCGCAGCCAAGAAAGCTCCCGCAAAGAAGGTGGCCAAGCCCAAAGCCAAGAAGGCAGCACCCAAGAAGAAGTGA
- the LOC133994384 gene encoding histone H1-like isoform X2, translating to MAEVAPAPAATPAKAAKKKAAAKPKNTGPSVSELIVKTASASKERSGVSLAALKKALAAGGYDVDKNKARVKTAVKSLVTKGTLVQTKGTGASGSFKMSKKVETKPKKAPVKKAAPKAKKPAAKKPASAKKPKTAAKKAAVAKKSPMKVKKPAAVKKAAKSPKKAAKSPKKKVAKPKAKKAAPKKK from the exons ATGGCAGAAGTGGCTCCAGCTCCCGCCGCCACCCCGGCGAAAGCCGCCAAGAAGAAGGCAGCAGCAAAGCCCAAGAATACCGGCCCCAGCGTCAGCGAGCTGATCGTTAAAACCGCGTCCGCCTCCAAGGAGCGGAGCGGCGTGTCTTTGGCCGCCCTGAAGAAGGCTCTGGCTGCCGGAGGCTACGATGTGGACAAGAACAAGGCCCGCGTCAAGACCGCCGTCAAGAGCCTGGTGACCAAGGGGACTCTGGTCCAGACCAAGGGAACCGGAGCCTCCGGCTCTTTCAAGATGAGCAAGAAGGTGGAGACCAAGCCCAAGAAGGCGCCCGTGAAGAAAGCCGCTCCTAAAGCCAAGAAGCCCGCCGCCAAGAAACCTGCATCGGCTAAGAAGCCTAAGACAGCGGCCAAGAAGGCAGCAGTCGCCAAGAAATCCCCGATGAAGGTGAAGAAGCCCGCAGCGGTCAAGAAAGCAGCCAAGAGCCCCAAGAAGGCCGCCAAGAGCCCCAAGAAA AAGGTGGCCAAGCCCAAAGCCAAGAAGGCAGCACCCAAGAAGAAGTGA